The genome window TGTCGAAGGCAAAATTTGAGCGAACGAAGCCACATGTCAATGTGGGGACGATAGGTCACGTGGATCACGGTAAGACGACGCTGACGGCGGCGTTGACGAAGGTGATGGCGGAGAAATTCGGCGGTGACGTATCGGCGTTTGATGAGATTGACAAGGCGCCGGAGGAGAAGGCTCGGGGCATCACGATTGCGACGGCGCACGTGGAGTACGAGTCGGATGCGCGCCATTACGCTCACGTGGACTGTCCGGGGCATGCTGACTACGTCAAGAACATGATCACGGGCGCGGCGCAGATGGACGGCGCGATTCTGGTGGTGAGCGCGGCAGACGGTCCGATGCCGCAGACGCGGGAGCACATCTTGCTGGCGCGCCAGGTGGGTGTGCCTTATATCGTGGTGTACCTGAACAAGGCGGACATGGTCGACGACGAGGAGCTTCTGGAGCTGGTTGAGCTCGAAGTTCGGGACTTGTTGTCGACGTACGAATTTCCTGGCGACGACACGCCGATTGTCACGGGTTCGGCGCTGAAGGCGCTGGAAGGCGACAGTTCGGAGATCGGGACGCAGTCGATCGAGAAGCTGGTGGCGGCGCTGGACGAGCATATTCCGTTGCCGGAGCGGCCGGTGGACGGCGCGTTCATGATGGCGATCGAGGACGTGTTTTCGATATCCGGCCGCGGCACGGTGGTGACGGGTCGAATCGACCGGGGCATCGTGAAGGTTGGCGACGAGATCGAGATTGTCGGCATCAAGGACACGGAGAAGACGACGTGTACGGGCGTTGAGATGTTCCGGAAGCTGCTGGACGAGGGTCAGGCGGGAGACAACGTAGGCGTGTTGCTGCGCGGCACGAAGCGCGAGGACGTTGAGCGCGGTCAGGTACTGGCGAAGCCCGGTAGCATCAATCCGCACACGAAGTTCGAGTGCGAGGTGTATATCCTGACGAAGGAAGAGGGTGGCCGTCACACGCCGTTCTTTAAGGGTTACCGGCCACAGTTTTATTTCCGGACGACGGACGTAACGGGAGCGGTGGAGCTACCGGAAGCGACGGAGATGGTGATGCCGGGCGACAACGTGCAGATGAAGGTGGAGCTGATTGCTCCGATCGCGATGGAGGAAGGTCTCCGGTTCGCGATTCGCGAGGGCGGCCGCACGGTTGGTGCCGGTGTCGTGGCGAAAATTCTCGACTGACTCACCCGAAAAGCGGAAGGCCAGTAGCTCAATTGGCAGAGCGGCGGTCTCCAAAACCGCAGGTTGGGGGTTCGATTCCCTCCTGGCCTGCCATCCGCGGGCAGCCGATTGGCGAACG of Rhodothermales bacterium contains these proteins:
- the tuf gene encoding elongation factor Tu → SKAKFERTKPHVNVGTIGHVDHGKTTLTAALTKVMAEKFGGDVSAFDEIDKAPEEKARGITIATAHVEYESDARHYAHVDCPGHADYVKNMITGAAQMDGAILVVSAADGPMPQTREHILLARQVGVPYIVVYLNKADMVDDEELLELVELEVRDLLSTYEFPGDDTPIVTGSALKALEGDSSEIGTQSIEKLVAALDEHIPLPERPVDGAFMMAIEDVFSISGRGTVVTGRIDRGIVKVGDEIEIVGIKDTEKTTCTGVEMFRKLLDEGQAGDNVGVLLRGTKREDVERGQVLAKPGSINPHTKFECEVYILTKEEGGRHTPFFKGYRPQFYFRTTDVTGAVELPEATEMVMPGDNVQMKVELIAPIAMEEGLRFAIREGGRTVGAGVVAKILD